Proteins found in one Odontesthes bonariensis isolate fOdoBon6 chromosome 11, fOdoBon6.hap1, whole genome shotgun sequence genomic segment:
- the fam117ba gene encoding protein FAM117B isoform X2: MRDKATQTPRAWADERRRGSHKRSASCGSTDQLKEIAKLRQQLQRSKRSSRHRRDKERKSPFNGSHTIIQAQSPMPKTILIPIPISKSSAPRFRNSVEGLNQEIERIIIRDTPEKDETIVDVPDGHRAPPPVPPRRSSSTRSIDTQTPSGGGLSGNHSNCSSRPDSISPSYLTVLNDAAGGSPYEDKELGPCSPLPKYAASPRPNNSYMFKREPPEGCEKVKVFEESLPKALQEIPPFLCPDRNKVNFIPNSGSAFCFVSILKPLLPAPDINFRPGVGLRSLSPSLVPLSTQPCLLEEPESF; encoded by the exons ATGAGGGACAAAGCGACTCAG aCCCCCAGGGCCTGGGCAGATGAGAGGAGGAGGGGCTCTCACAAACGCTCGGCCTCCTGTGGGAGCACCGACCAGCTCAAGgag ATTGCCAAATTGCGTCAGCAGCTACAGCGCAGCAAACGCAGCAGTCGCCATCGGAGGGATAAAGAGCGCAAGTCTCCGTTCAATGGCAGCCACACCATCATCCAGGCACAG TCGCCCATGCCCAAGACTATTTTGATACCCATCCCTATATCCAAATCATCGGCTCCTCGTTTCCGCAACAGCGTGGAGGGCCTCAACCAGGAGATCGAACGCATAATCATCCGAGACACTCCCGAGAAGGACGAGACCATTGTT GATGTCCCAGATGGGCACCGTGCACCCCCACCCGTCCCCCCACGGCGCAGCAGCAGCACCCGCAGTATCGACACACAGACTCCATCAGGGGGCGGACTGAGTGGTAACCATAGCAACTGCAGTAGCCGTCCTGACTCCATCTCTCCCTCCTACCTCACCGTCCTCAATGACGCAGCTGGAGGCAGCCCCTATGAGGATAAAG AGCTAGGCCCCTGCTCCCCACTGCCTAAATACGCCGCCTCTCCCAGACCTAACAACAGCTACATGTTCAAGAGAGAACCCCCGGAGGGCTGCGAGAAGGTCAAGGTGTTTGAGGAGTCCTT GCCAAAAGCTCTACAGGAGATCCCTCCCTTCCTGTGTCCCGACCGCAACAAGGTCAACTTCATCCCCAACAGCGGCTCAGCCTTCTGCTTTGTCAGCATCCTCAAGCCCTTGCTCCCTGCCCCGGACATCAACTTTCGCCCAGGGGTGGGCCTCCGAAGCCTGTCCCCGTCCCTCGTGCCTCTGTCCACCCAGCCCTGCCTCCTGGAGGAGCCCGAGAGCTTCTGA
- the fam117ba gene encoding protein FAM117B isoform X1: MRDKATQTPRAWADERRRGSHKRSASCGSTDQLKEIAKLRQQLQRSKRSSRHRRDKERKSPFNGSHTIIQAQSPMPKTILIPIPISKSSAPRFRNSVEGLNQEIERIIIRDTPEKDETIVPQDVPDGHRAPPPVPPRRSSSTRSIDTQTPSGGGLSGNHSNCSSRPDSISPSYLTVLNDAAGGSPYEDKELGPCSPLPKYAASPRPNNSYMFKREPPEGCEKVKVFEESLPKALQEIPPFLCPDRNKVNFIPNSGSAFCFVSILKPLLPAPDINFRPGVGLRSLSPSLVPLSTQPCLLEEPESF; the protein is encoded by the exons ATGAGGGACAAAGCGACTCAG aCCCCCAGGGCCTGGGCAGATGAGAGGAGGAGGGGCTCTCACAAACGCTCGGCCTCCTGTGGGAGCACCGACCAGCTCAAGgag ATTGCCAAATTGCGTCAGCAGCTACAGCGCAGCAAACGCAGCAGTCGCCATCGGAGGGATAAAGAGCGCAAGTCTCCGTTCAATGGCAGCCACACCATCATCCAGGCACAG TCGCCCATGCCCAAGACTATTTTGATACCCATCCCTATATCCAAATCATCGGCTCCTCGTTTCCGCAACAGCGTGGAGGGCCTCAACCAGGAGATCGAACGCATAATCATCCGAGACACTCCCGAGAAGGACGAGACCATTGTT CCACAGGATGTCCCAGATGGGCACCGTGCACCCCCACCCGTCCCCCCACGGCGCAGCAGCAGCACCCGCAGTATCGACACACAGACTCCATCAGGGGGCGGACTGAGTGGTAACCATAGCAACTGCAGTAGCCGTCCTGACTCCATCTCTCCCTCCTACCTCACCGTCCTCAATGACGCAGCTGGAGGCAGCCCCTATGAGGATAAAG AGCTAGGCCCCTGCTCCCCACTGCCTAAATACGCCGCCTCTCCCAGACCTAACAACAGCTACATGTTCAAGAGAGAACCCCCGGAGGGCTGCGAGAAGGTCAAGGTGTTTGAGGAGTCCTT GCCAAAAGCTCTACAGGAGATCCCTCCCTTCCTGTGTCCCGACCGCAACAAGGTCAACTTCATCCCCAACAGCGGCTCAGCCTTCTGCTTTGTCAGCATCCTCAAGCCCTTGCTCCCTGCCCCGGACATCAACTTTCGCCCAGGGGTGGGCCTCCGAAGCCTGTCCCCGTCCCTCGTGCCTCTGTCCACCCAGCCCTGCCTCCTGGAGGAGCCCGAGAGCTTCTGA